A region of Pseudomonas putida DNA encodes the following proteins:
- the secD gene encoding protein translocase subunit SecD produces the protein MLNKYPLWKYALILLVLAIGFIYSAPNLYPDDPAVQVSGASSALQVSQADLDRVTKALTDAGITVKGGSLGEKGSALIRLTNQEDQLPAKDVVRKALGDDYVVALNLAQTTPQWLRNLGASPMKLGLDLSGGVHFLLEVDMDKAMTARMKVYEGEVKTLLRKERIRYRSLPQQDGGIMLGFSDDATREQARALIRKNFNDFDLTATERNDLAVLRLALTQAKVAEIREYSIKQNLTTVRNRVNELGVAEPLVQRQGANRIVVELPGVQDTAEAKRILGKTANLEFRFGAEPGASKATTEVFEFREGGRSAPVERGLIITGDQVTDAQASFDEHGRPQVNIRLDGHGGELMSRATRSNVGRSMAVIFIEQKPVTRYVKQTVDGVEKEVAVQSFQEEKKIISLATIQSPLGSQFRITGLNGQGESSELALLLRAGGLAAPMYFAEERTIGPSLGADNITKGIDASLWGMLFVSLFIIAIYRGFGVIATIALAGNMVLLLALMSLLGATLTLPGIAGIVLTMGMAVDANVLIFSRIREELKAGMSVQRAIHEGFNRAYTAIIDANLTSLLVGGILFAMGTGPVKGFAVTMSLGIFTSMFTAVMVTRAMVNLTCGGRDIKKLWV, from the coding sequence ATGCTGAACAAATACCCTCTGTGGAAATACGCACTGATCTTGCTGGTACTGGCGATCGGTTTTATTTATTCCGCTCCCAACCTCTACCCAGATGATCCGGCGGTGCAAGTCAGTGGTGCCAGTTCGGCGCTGCAGGTAAGCCAGGCCGACCTCGATCGCGTTACCAAGGCGCTGACCGATGCGGGTATCACCGTCAAGGGCGGTAGCCTGGGTGAGAAGGGCAGTGCGCTGATTCGCCTGACCAACCAGGAAGACCAGCTTCCGGCCAAGGATGTAGTGCGCAAGGCACTGGGCGATGATTACGTCGTGGCCCTGAACCTGGCTCAGACCACTCCGCAATGGCTGCGCAACCTGGGTGCAAGCCCGATGAAACTGGGCCTGGACCTGTCCGGTGGTGTGCACTTCCTGCTGGAAGTGGACATGGACAAGGCCATGACCGCCCGCATGAAAGTCTATGAAGGCGAGGTCAAAACCCTCCTGCGCAAAGAGCGCATCCGCTACCGCAGCCTGCCTCAGCAGGATGGCGGCATCATGCTGGGCTTCTCTGACGATGCAACCCGCGAACAGGCACGCGCCCTGATCCGCAAGAATTTCAATGATTTCGACCTGACCGCCACCGAGCGCAATGACCTTGCCGTGCTGCGTCTGGCGCTGACTCAGGCGAAAGTCGCCGAGATCCGCGAATACTCGATCAAGCAGAACCTGACCACCGTCCGTAACCGTGTCAACGAGCTGGGCGTGGCCGAGCCGCTGGTTCAACGCCAGGGCGCCAACCGTATCGTGGTCGAGCTGCCAGGCGTGCAGGACACTGCCGAAGCCAAGCGTATCCTCGGCAAGACTGCCAACCTGGAGTTCCGCTTCGGCGCCGAACCGGGTGCGTCCAAGGCGACCACCGAGGTCTTCGAGTTCCGTGAGGGCGGCCGTTCCGCCCCGGTCGAGCGTGGCCTGATCATCACCGGTGACCAGGTCACCGACGCCCAGGCCAGCTTCGACGAGCATGGCCGCCCGCAGGTGAACATCCGCCTGGATGGCCACGGCGGCGAGCTGATGAGCCGCGCCACGCGCAGCAACGTCGGCCGCAGCATGGCGGTGATCTTCATCGAGCAGAAGCCGGTTACCCGCTACGTCAAGCAGACCGTCGACGGCGTCGAGAAGGAAGTGGCGGTACAGAGCTTCCAGGAAGAGAAGAAGATCATCAGCCTGGCGACCATCCAGTCGCCACTGGGCAGCCAGTTCCGCATCACCGGCCTGAACGGCCAGGGCGAATCGTCCGAACTGGCGCTGCTGCTGCGTGCCGGTGGTCTGGCCGCACCGATGTACTTCGCTGAAGAACGTACCATTGGCCCAAGCCTGGGTGCGGACAACATCACCAAGGGTATTGATGCGTCGCTGTGGGGCATGCTGTTCGTCTCGCTGTTCATCATCGCCATTTACCGCGGCTTCGGCGTGATCGCCACCATCGCCCTGGCGGGCAACATGGTCTTGCTGCTGGCATTGATGTCGCTGCTGGGTGCGACCCTGACCCTGCCGGGTATCGCCGGTATCGTGTTGACCATGGGTATGGCGGTGGACGCCAACGTGCTGATCTTCTCGCGGATTCGTGAGGAGCTCAAAGCCGGCATGTCGGTGCAGCGCGCCATCCATGAAGGTTTCAACCGCGCCTATACCGCGATCATCGACGCCAACCTGACCAGCCTGCTGGTCGGCGGCATCCTGTTCGCCATGGGTACCGGCCCGGTCAAGGGCTTTGCGGTCACCATGTCCCTCGGGATTTTCACCTCGATGTTCACCGCCGTCATGGTGACCCGTGCAATGGTCAACCTGACCTGCGGCGGGCGTGACATCAAGAAGCTGTGGGTTTGA
- the yajC gene encoding preprotein translocase subunit YajC yields MSFLIPAAYADAAAPAAGPAGTGFEWIFLVGFLVIFYLMIWRPQAKRAKEQKNLLGNLQKGDEVVTNGGIAGKIVKVTDDFVVLEVSDTVELKFQKGAIAATLPKGTLKAI; encoded by the coding sequence ATGAGCTTTCTGATTCCCGCCGCTTACGCGGACGCAGCTGCACCCGCCGCCGGCCCAGCCGGTACCGGTTTCGAGTGGATCTTCCTGGTCGGCTTCCTGGTCATCTTCTACCTGATGATCTGGCGCCCTCAGGCCAAGCGCGCCAAAGAGCAGAAGAACCTGCTGGGCAACTTGCAAAAAGGTGACGAAGTTGTCACCAACGGCGGCATCGCCGGCAAGATCGTCAAAGTTACCGATGACTTCGTGGTGCTGGAAGTTTCCGACACCGTCGAGCTGAAGTTCCAGAAGGGCGCCATCGCCGCGACCCTGCCAAAAGGTACGCTCAAGGCTATCTGA